One Acidimicrobiia bacterium DNA segment encodes these proteins:
- a CDS encoding helix-turn-helix domain-containing protein gives MNNLEPLLSAQQLADYLGVPVATLYQWRWRGDGPPSFRVGKH, from the coding sequence ATGAACAACCTCGAACCGCTGCTCTCAGCCCAACAACTCGCCGACTACCTTGGAGTGCCGGTTGCCACCCTGTACCAATGGAGGTGGCGTGGAGACGGCCCACCGAGTTTCCGGGTGGGCAAGCATG